In the genome of Rhodamnia argentea isolate NSW1041297 chromosome 3, ASM2092103v1, whole genome shotgun sequence, one region contains:
- the LOC115733800 gene encoding uncharacterized protein LOC115733800 isoform X1, producing MVCPQGDSFEDATDVVRELNKIVNNYWRGPWISYSSAPKEVKDLWWNEFKRKFSWDKSQDSEIRRIFKKKAGDHIRNVMNKAKTKKVKPHFITGEDWTEMNRTWEGEKMKQRSEQNAKNRASRSSEGSSTSATYAGGSINIGEHRKRLAHDLGTETTYAATFERVFQKKDKTWVGDRAKSVKEKYDELLMSAASGDDGGDASSQAADNMAMWVEASGGVKRGKIYGWGNLSRELVAKDDGSSSSNAAASRRRRIDEETAQQVSRLTLLLAEKDEQMKRQEERLSQKDDQIRYLQAQMAMVLQTST from the exons ATGGTATGCCCACAGGGAGACTC ATTTGAAGATGCTACGGATGTCGTGCgggaacttaataaaatagtgaataactattggagagGCCCGTGGATTAGTTACAGTAGCGCgccaaaagaagtaaaagacttgtggtggaacgagttcaag cGGAAATTCAGCTGGGATAAATCGCAAGATAGTGAAATTAGAagaatatttaagaaaaaagctGGTGATCACATCCGCAATGTGATGaataaagcaaagacaaaaaaggtGAAGCCACACTTTATTACTGGTGAAGATTGGACCGAAATGAACAGAActtgggaaggggaaaaaatgaagcaaaggagtgaacaaaatgccaagaatcgagcttctagATCTAGTGAAGGGTCTTCAACGTCTGCAACATATGCTGGGGGTTCTATTAACATTGGGGAGCATAGAAAGAGATTG gcacatgaTTTGGGGACCGAAACGACGTATGCAGCTACATTCGAACgcgtttttcaaaagaaagataagacgtGGGTTGGCGACCGAGCGAAATCTGTTAAG gaaaaatatgatgagcttTTAATGAGTGCGGCTAGTGGCGATGATGGTGGGGATGCGTCGAGCCAAGCAGCCGACAATATGGCAATGTGGGTGGAGGCGTCTGGTGGGGTGAAGCGAGGAAAAATATATGGGTGGGGGAACTTGTCAAGGGAATTGGTCGCAAAGGATGATggaagttcatcctccaatgcGGCTGCTTCAAGGAGGAGACGAATCGATGAGGAAACGGCACAACAAGTGAGCCGACTGACACTTTTGCTTGCAGAGAAGGACGAACAAATGAAACGGCAAGAAGAACGATTGT